Below is a window of Ornithodoros turicata isolate Travis unplaced genomic scaffold, ASM3712646v1 Chromosome32, whole genome shotgun sequence DNA.
ATAGCATCTTGTCGTTTTCATGCTAAATGTCTTATTAATTTACTGATATCTGAATTATACATATATTCGTATGTTCTGTTTCAGGTGGGACTGCACCGAAGTGCAACAAGGAAACAGTGACCGACGCCGACACTGAGTGCGGCACAAAATACACGCAGGAGCACGGCGTTAGTACTCTAAAACCCAATGAACAACCAGACAATGCAGACAAGAGCAACGAGATGCGCAAGCAACAGTGCTGGTATGTGGTTTTCTACTTGTGCGGTCCCGCAGTCATGATAAAGGAAGTGGACCAGTACTCTCaaacagagttcgaggtaacgagttacaagtaactcgtttgGTTTGAGGCATGGAATGCATCTAATGGCATCTTGGCATACATTTACTGGTACTAAGTtcctttcagaggaactcgttcctttttcaggtaacctTGCCACAGTAGgctaagttaagttccaagttacttttaactcgcttttcactcacgtccagaTACTTTTTTTGTTGCTTCCTCCCAGGTTACTTCATGGCATTGTTCGCCATGAAACGTgacattcaatcaatgacagtattctgttcaggaagtaataaccgctgccattgaagctgaaccattctGCGGttacagggagtaagatgcaaaacgtcctgagaaacgtcatcatgacattggtggACAGACTGGAACCGAAAtcaatcggaaggagagggctgggttccacgggTTGCGCTCCTCCGCAAGCAACTCGAGGTCTAACTCAGctgctcatgcgcgctgcacGTGCGTAATgcgaagtaacttggaattAACTTTTTACGTAGCTCAGTAGCTGCGAGTTACGTTTCCGGCTGAAGAACCTCATTATTAacatagttacatttttcacacggtaacttaacttgcaacgagtttttttttcttttttttttacgcgtaacttctcaatctatgctctCAAACATCACACCAATAGTGGACCGATATTGTTCCAATATCGGAAACCAATTTTGCAAATATTGGGCCAATGTGGCAAATGCAACGTGGTCCCACATATTTCTACACACCTTAATACGGCCTCTTTTCGCCAACGCACAACTGACGCTGATTTTCCCGTTACACCGGATCAAAGGCTATGTCCGAGTTTGCATGCATTTGAATGTCATCTTTTCCAGTTCCATGGAATACAGCAAGCACTGTGTTCCCGAAGTGCTAAAAAGGAAAGGATGCAGTGATGAGATTGCTGCGTCTTTCATTGCACAGAGGAAGAAGCTGATGGCGGTAATGTGTGGAACGTCGATGGGGCACTGTGATTTCTACAAGAACAAGAGCACTGGGCATCCCATACATCCCATACGGACTTTGTCAACATTCATCTTTGTGATGTCGGTGGGAACAAGCGGCTTTTACGGCCGGTTATGGTATCTGCAGGGTTAACTTCCCATTATAAATGATCATTGTCAGTTGTATTTTCTTGATATTTTAACTCGTTGAGCACTCTTGATCACAATAAAGATGGTATCGTCATATTCAACATCGAGGCACAGCAACAAGCAATAAATGTTGTGTCTCATTCTACAACAGATGGTATGCGGCAATGTCT
It encodes the following:
- the LOC135373817 gene encoding uncharacterized protein LOC135373817; amino-acid sequence: MSSISNLPPICQSIFVFHLIFNLFSSLMEYSKDCVPRFLKHYGCTDPDFIEMFLEQVRDECGTSKWNCGTAPKCNKETVTDADTECGTKYTQEHGVSTLKPNEQPDNADKSNEMRKQQCCSMEYSKHCVPEVLKRKGCSDEIAASFIAQRKKLMAVMCGTSMGHCDFYKNKSTGHPIHPIRTLSTFIFVMSVGTSGFYGRLWYLQG